The sequence below is a genomic window from Thioalkalivibrio sp. ALJ12.
GCCGGATGCGGTCGTCGTTCAGGCCGGTACCGATGCGCTGCTGCCGGACCCGCTCGGCAAGTTCGGCATCTCCACCCAGTGCTTCCTCGCCTGCGTCGACGACGTGATCGAGACCAGCCCGCGGCACGCCGACGGCACACCGAGGCTGCTGGTCCTGGGCGGTGGCGGCTATCACCCGCTGGCGCTGGCACGCTGCTGGACCGGGGTCTGGGCCCTGCTGACCGGTCGCGAGCTCCCCGCTGCGATCCCGGAGGCCGGCCAGGCCCTGCTGCGCGAGGTTGACTGGGACATGGACGAAGAAGAGGAATGGTACGAGTCCCTCTTTACCTCCCGTCTCGATGCGGATCGCGCCGGTCCGGTGCGCGACGAACTGCGCAATCGCCTTGAACGGCTGCTGGCAGGGCACCCGTTGTTCAGTTGCTCGTAGAGAGCCTGAGCGTCAGCGGCTGGCGCGGTAGTCGCGTTCGATGTAGCGCAGCAGCTCGGTCGTCTCTCGCAGGGTCGCGCGCTGGATGCGGGTCTTGCCGATAAAGCCGGGTACCCAGAAGTCCGGTTCCACATGCATCTGGATCGTCAGGTGCGTGCCGCCGGCATCGGGCTGCAGCTCCCAGCGGGTCGAGCCTGCACGCAGATTGCTGTGCTCCGGATCGACCTCGGCATCAATGCGTTCGGGGTAGTACTCGGTCACCCGTTCGTGCCTGCGGATGGTCCGGCAGAACACGAACACGCAGCTGTGCACGACGCTTGCGACCTCCACCTCGTCATCCGATCGGGAGACGATCCGGCTCTCGCGGATGGATTCCGAGTAACGGTTCAGCGCGTCGTAATCGGTCAGGTATGACCACAGGGCCTCGGGTGGGACTTCGACCCGGAAGGTCACCTCCAGCTCGTGCTGGTCACCGTCGGTATCAAAATGCCGCTCGACCACCTCCACCGCGAGTGCGGCACCGGGGGCCCAGCCGACCAAGGCAGCCAGGAGGAGGGCGGGCAACGTTCGCATCGCGGGTACCTCCTGGGCTTCGGTTCGGGGCCTGGCTGCTGCAGCTTTATGAAGAATTCGATCCCCGGATGCGGCCGGGGTTCAGGTTGCCCTACGACGGGCGGTTGGACTGTGATGATAGACAAAGACCTCAGGGGTCACTGTCGCGCTGGGGATGCGTGGTCCCCGTGACGGGCTCGTCGCGGATCGGCAGGGTGGCGAGAACGGCCAGAAGGCCGACGAGGTGGAGCGCGATCAGGATCATGAGATAGCCGCCTGTCAGGTCGACCCCGAGGCCGGTGAGGACCGGACCCAGCGCGGCGCCGAGGGCCACGGCGGTGTAGGTCATGCCCAGCAGGCGGCCCAGGCTGTACAGGCCGAACAGGCGGGCCAGGATCGCCGGTGTCAGGGCGATGTACCCGCCGTACCCGAAACCAAGTACCACCGCGAACAGCATAAGGGCGGCGTAGCTGCCTGCGGTGCCCCAGATCAGAAAGCTCAGCGTGATCAGGGCGAAGCACCCGCGATAGAGATGCATCAGGGAATAGCGATCGCCCAGCATGCCGATCGCCAGCCGCCCGACCACGCTCGCCAGCCCGATAATCCCGACCAGGCCCGCCGCGCGCAGCGGATCGATGCCGCCCGCCTCGGCCGCGGGCGGCAGGTGCACGAACGGTACGTACAGGATCGTATTCAGCAGAAAGGTCGCCAGATAAAGCTGGGCGAAGCGGCGCCCACCCCAGCGGGTGGTGGCGGCGTGGGTGCCATCCGGGGCGCGCCCGGGCCGTGGAAACAGGATGCCGGCGAGCGGCAGGATGACGGCTGCCGCGAGCGCGTAGAAATAGTACGTCGAGCGCCAGCCGTGGAGCTCGATCAGCCAGGCGGACAGCGGCGCGAAGCCAAGTACGCCCAACCCGATCCCGGATACCGCGATGCCCAGGGCCATGGAGCGTCTGCGGGCAAACCAGCGCCCGACCGCGGCCACGACGGGCACGAATACGCAGCTCGCCCCGATACCCACGCCCAGGCCATAGGCCAGGTAGGCCTGCCAGAGTTCGCCGGCACGCGCCGTCCCGACCAGCCCCGCCGCGATGAACAGGCCACCCGCAACGAGCAGCGGCCCTGGGCCGATGCGGTCGGACAGGGGGCCGGTCACACCGCTCAGGCCGAAGAACAACAGAGCGGTGGCGGAAAAGAACAGCGCGGACCCGCCGTGCCGTGTACCGAACTCCTGCGCCATGGAGGAGAAGAACGCCCCGTAGCTGTACGCGATGCCAAAGGCCACGAACAGCGCCACAAGGGAGAGCCCGCAGGCGAGCCAGGCGGTCGGGGAGTCCAGGGAGGGGGCGTCCTGGTGCTGGCGTGGACGCAGGGTCATCTAGCGCGGTCGGCCCAGCAGGCGACCGGCCCCCTTGCGGGTCTGACGCCAGATCTGGCGCAGGCTTCGGGATGACGGGTGGCGCAGCAGCCGGGTCTTGCGGGTTTGCTGCATGGCCGGGATCAGCGTCTCCAGTTCGGCCGTCAGGGCGTCGATGTTGTAGGGCGTTGTGCCATCGAGCCGGGCGGGAATCACCTCCTGTTCGGGCAGGCCGAAGTCCGCGGCGATCGCCTGGCGGGCGGCGGCGATGTTCTGCGCCTTGGGCCGTTCTTCCGGCGGGTCGAGCGTATACGGCGGCTCCCATTCGCGGGCGGGCGACAGGCGATCGATGTGGCTGGCCACGATGCGAATGGGCGGCTGGCGTCGATCCGGGCGCTCTGCAAAGAAGCGCCGTACGGCTTGCAGCGCCTCGTGGTCCGGGGAGCGGTCGGCCTGGTGCGCCGGCGCGACCCATAGCACCAGATCCGCCGTCTGGGCGGCATCAACCAGGGTATCCACGTCCATGCGGTCACCAAGCCCCGGGGTGTCCACCAAAAGCAGTTCCTGGCCGTCCGCGAGGGTCAGCAGGTAGCCCTCCTGCTCGGCGGTCAGCGGCAGCACGTCCGTGGCTGCGCGGTATTCCCCCAGCAGCGCGTTGACCAGCGTGGATTTCCCGGCCTGTGGCTGGCCCACGACCAGTATCTTCGGCCGGCCCGGGAATGCCTCCTCCGCGGGGCCGCTCGCCTGTGCTTCCTGGTCGGCGATCTCGGCCAGGGCGTCGGCATCGTGCTGCAGGCGGCCGGAGTAGAGCTCGATCGCGGCGCGGCCGACTTCCTCGATCCAGATGCGTGCGACCCGTCGCAGCAGGTATTCGCGTGCGCTGCCGGAGAGCTCGTTGAAGAAGCGATCACGCAGCTCCGCGGCCAGGGCGTGGAGGGGATTGGCCAGCCGCGCGATACGGTAGGCCTTGTAGGCCGTGCGCCCGTAGGACAGCCCCGATGCCACCATGGGCCGGTAGCCCCAGACGCGCAGGATCTGGCCCATGCGCAGGCGATCCGACAGCGGTACCTCCTCCAGCAGGATCTTGCGCAGCCGGGCGCTGACCCGCTCGCTGAGCAACAGGGCCTCGGGCACGGTGAACTCCCAGATGGGGTCTTCCTGTTCCGGGTGATAGTGCGCGGCCACGGTACGCAGGGTCTCTTCGCCCGCTTCCCGCAGGCGGTCGTAGTCGGTGACGATCTCGCCGCTGGCCTGCTCGCTCAGGCGCATCACCTCGGCCCAGGCGGCGTGTTCCAGTGGCGCCCAGTCGCCATCGGCGGGGCGCACGGGCTCGGTCGTCCGTTCGCGGGTGTGGACCTTGATCCGGTGGCGCGCCCACAGCGTCATGCCCCATACGCTTCCGGCGGCGATGGCGGCCGCGGCGATCCAGATCAGCAGGGCATTGTGTTCGTAGAGCCAGAGCAGACCCAGGACGAAGGCCACCACAAAGGGCGACAGCAGCAGGAACGCGGCGAAGGTCACGCCCGTGACCTGCAGACGGGTGAGCCAGCGGCGTTTCATCGCGTGTCGTTCCCCGAGGGCTCGGTCTGGCGGTGCCGGGCGAGGTTCAGGGCCTCGCGCAGGGCGTCGCGATAGGCCTGCTCCACCCCGGCCGTGGCCTCGCGCCCGTCATGTCGCCGGGCCAGGTAGTGGCGTGCGGCATAGCCCAGCGCATAGGTGGTGGCAAAGCTGGTGGCGGCCGCCGCTGCAGCACCTGCAGTCTGACCGTAGACGGGGACCAGCTTGCCGACCTGCCGGGCCCCGTGGCTGAGGCCGAGGCCGAGCAGGGTGCTGGAACCGAGCGCCGCGGAGAACTCGCTCATACTGCGAGAATCCCAGGTGACCCCGTAGATGCTGGCCAGACTGTGCAGCAGTTTCCCCTGGACCGCCGGAACGGAGAACAGGCCCAGCAGGGGGACGGCATCGGTGGTCGCGGCGACGCTGGCGTAGCCGAGGATGTGTGATCGGGCGCGCAGCCGACGGGCATCACCGCCTGCGGACTGGCGCAGCCCCTGCAGGATCACCCCCATGCGTTCCGGAGCCAGCTTCTCCAGGGCATCGAGCAGGGCGTCCAGGCCGTAGTGGGTCGGGGTGAAGCCCTCGTCCTCGGGCGTGATATCGACGGGCACGACCTGCACCGGGCCGGTCCCGGGCAGGTTGCGAAAGGCCTCGGCCTGGGTACGCCGCGCGCGGGCCAGTTCCTCCAGCCCGGGGCTGCGGTCCAGTTCGGCGTAGGGCGGATGATCGCGCCCGTCGGGATAGCCGTCGTGCAGGCAGGTCTGGACCAGCAGGACCGGCCAGTTCGGATGCCGGCGGCGAATGTCCCGCAGGGCATTCAGCACGGGTTCCTGCTGCAGATCCATCGCGCGCGCCACGGCGACCACCATGTGCGCGTGGCCCGCGAGCTCGGCGAGATCCTCGCTGGGGTCGTAGGCGACCTCGCCCAGTCCCCGCGTGTCCAGAAAGCGCAGCACCGGCGCTTCGGCCGGGAAGTCATAGGCGCGTGCCGTCCGGGTGCAGCTCCTGAAACCGGTCCCGATCGCCACGTCGGAGTCGCCGGTGATCGCGCGCACCAGCGTGCTCTTGCCGGACTGCACCTTGCCCAGCAGCCACAGCACGGGGGCCTGCTCGCGCGCTCGCTCGGCCACGACGTCGCCATCGGGGGCCTCGGCCTCGGGTCGCAGGACGGCCTGCATGACTTTGCGCCAGCCGAGGCCCTTCGGCAGGCGCAGGGATTGCCAGGGCAGCTTCATGCTGTGATTCCGTTTCGCGGCATGGAAACCTTTCATCAGTGAAGAAGGCGCAACTGTGCAGGGCTTGTGAGCCAGCCCGCCGCTCAGTGTGCCATGTCTCGGCCAATGTTCGCGGCGGGCGCGGTACACTGAAATGATGAGCGATATCTCCGAAGGCGACCTGTTCGGCCCGGATGCGGGTGGACTGCCCCCCGAGCCCGAACCGGCCGCACAGGGCCCGGACCCGAATGCACCGCTGGCCGAGCGCATGCGCCCGGCGCGGCTGGACGAGATGGTGGGCCAGGATCACCTGGTCGGCCCGGATGCCGCCCTGCGCCAGGCGATCGAGCAGGGGCAGACCCCGTCGATGATCCTGTGGGGCCCGCCGGGTTGCGGCAAGACCACGCTGGCCCGCCTGGTGGCGGCGGCCGGGGCACAGCGTCTGGTGACGCTGTCGGCGGTGCTGGCCGGGGTCAAGGACGTGCGCGCGGTGGTGGACGCGGCCAAGGCCCGGCGACGCAACGGGGTCGGCACGCTGCTGTTCATCGACGAGATCCATCGCTTCAACAAGGGCCAGCAGGATGCCCTGCTACCGCATATTGAGGACGGCACACTGACCTTCGTCGGTGCCACAACCGAGAACCCTTCGTTCGCGCTCAACAGCGCACTGCTGTCACGGGCGCGTGTCTATCGCATGGAGTCCGTCGGTGCCGAGGCGGTCGAGGCGCTAATTGAACGGGCGCTGAGCGATCCCGAGCGCGGACTCGGGGGGCGCGGGCTGCGGCTGGAGCCCACCGAACGCCAGCGGCTGGCCCGTGCGGCGGACGGCGATGCCCGGCGGGCACTGAACTGGCTGGAGACCGCCTCGGATCTGGCACGTGACGGCGAGATCACCGCCGACGCCCTGCGCGCGGTGATGGGGGCGCAGAGCCTGGCCTTCGATCGCCAGGGCGATGCCTTCTATGACCAGATCTCCGCCCTGCACAAGTCGGTGCGCGGATCCGATCCTGGTGCGGCGGTGTACTGGCTGACGCGCATGCTGGATGCCGGCTGTGACCCGGATTATCTCGGCCGGCGCCTGCTGCGCATGGCCTACGAGGACATCGGGCTGGCGGCCGTAGGGCTGGGTGCTCGGGTGCTGGCGGCCTGGCAGACGATGGAGCGGCTTGGGCGGCCGGAAGGCGATCTGGCGCTGATCCAGGCGGCGATCGAGCTGGCCGCCGCCCCCAAGAGCAACAGCGCCTACACCGCGTTGAACGAGGTCCGCGCCAGCATTCGCGAAACGGGCAGCCCCGGCGTGCCCCTGCATCTGCGCAATGCCCCCACGGAGCTGATGCGTGACGAGGGGTTCGGCGCCGGATACCGCTATGATCATGATGAACCGGACGGTTTCGCGCGCGGGCAGGTCTATCTGCCCGAAGGGCTGGAAGATCAGCGCTTCTATCGGGCGAAACGCGAGGGCACGGAGCGCGCGCTGGCCGAACGGCTGGAGCGACTGCGCGGCGACGGCAAAGAATAGAGACATATGCAGATACATCATCCCGAACGCTGGTGGCTGTTGGCCGCGGTCCTGCTGGCAGGGTCGCTGGTCTGGGTAGCACTGACCACCGAGTGGCCTGATCTGCTGCCGCTGCAGGACGTCGAGGCGTGGCTCGCCAGCTGGGGGATGGGCGCCTACATGATGTTTGTGCTGGCCTTTGTCGTCCTTGCGCTGTTTCCGTTGCCCAGCACCTTCTGGATCCTGCTGGGAGGGGCGCTGTTCGGGCCGTTCACCGGCGGGGCCCTGAGCCTGCTGGCGGCGACCATCGCTGCGATTATCGCGTTCATGCTGGCGCGCACCCTGCTGCAACCCTGGCTGGAACCGCGTCTGGGTCCGCGCAGCGCACGGCTGCGCGAGGATGTGGAGGCCGAGGGCTGGCGCGTGGTCGCACTGACACGGCTGGT
It includes:
- a CDS encoding SRPBCC family protein, with the protein product MRTLPALLLAALVGWAPGAALAVEVVERHFDTDGDQHELEVTFRVEVPPEALWSYLTDYDALNRYSESIRESRIVSRSDDEVEVASVVHSCVFVFCRTIRRHERVTEYYPERIDAEVDPEHSNLRAGSTRWELQPDAGGTHLTIQMHVEPDFWVPGFIGKTRIQRATLRETTELLRYIERDYRASR
- a CDS encoding MFS transporter, with protein sequence MTLRPRQHQDAPSLDSPTAWLACGLSLVALFVAFGIAYSYGAFFSSMAQEFGTRHGGSALFFSATALLFFGLSGVTGPLSDRIGPGPLLVAGGLFIAAGLVGTARAGELWQAYLAYGLGVGIGASCVFVPVVAAVGRWFARRRSMALGIAVSGIGLGVLGFAPLSAWLIELHGWRSTYYFYALAAAVILPLAGILFPRPGRAPDGTHAATTRWGGRRFAQLYLATFLLNTILYVPFVHLPPAAEAGGIDPLRAAGLVGIIGLASVVGRLAIGMLGDRYSLMHLYRGCFALITLSFLIWGTAGSYAALMLFAVVLGFGYGGYIALTPAILARLFGLYSLGRLLGMTYTAVALGAALGPVLTGLGVDLTGGYLMILIALHLVGLLAVLATLPIRDEPVTGTTHPQRDSDP
- a CDS encoding GTPase family protein, with product MKRRWLTRLQVTGVTFAAFLLLSPFVVAFVLGLLWLYEHNALLIWIAAAAIAAGSVWGMTLWARHRIKVHTRERTTEPVRPADGDWAPLEHAAWAEVMRLSEQASGEIVTDYDRLREAGEETLRTVAAHYHPEQEDPIWEFTVPEALLLSERVSARLRKILLEEVPLSDRLRMGQILRVWGYRPMVASGLSYGRTAYKAYRIARLANPLHALAAELRDRFFNELSGSAREYLLRRVARIWIEEVGRAAIELYSGRLQHDADALAEIADQEAQASGPAEEAFPGRPKILVVGQPQAGKSTLVNALLGEYRAATDVLPLTAEQEGYLLTLADGQELLLVDTPGLGDRMDVDTLVDAAQTADLVLWVAPAHQADRSPDHEALQAVRRFFAERPDRRQPPIRIVASHIDRLSPAREWEPPYTLDPPEERPKAQNIAAARQAIAADFGLPEQEVIPARLDGTTPYNIDALTAELETLIPAMQQTRKTRLLRHPSSRSLRQIWRQTRKGAGRLLGRPR
- a CDS encoding GTPase family protein; protein product: MKLPWQSLRLPKGLGWRKVMQAVLRPEAEAPDGDVVAERAREQAPVLWLLGKVQSGKSTLVRAITGDSDVAIGTGFRSCTRTARAYDFPAEAPVLRFLDTRGLGEVAYDPSEDLAELAGHAHMVVAVARAMDLQQEPVLNALRDIRRRHPNWPVLLVQTCLHDGYPDGRDHPPYAELDRSPGLEELARARRTQAEAFRNLPGTGPVQVVPVDITPEDEGFTPTHYGLDALLDALEKLAPERMGVILQGLRQSAGGDARRLRARSHILGYASVAATTDAVPLLGLFSVPAVQGKLLHSLASIYGVTWDSRSMSEFSAALGSSTLLGLGLSHGARQVGKLVPVYGQTAGAAAAAATSFATTYALGYAARHYLARRHDGREATAGVEQAYRDALREALNLARHRQTEPSGNDTR
- a CDS encoding replication-associated recombination protein A — its product is MMSDISEGDLFGPDAGGLPPEPEPAAQGPDPNAPLAERMRPARLDEMVGQDHLVGPDAALRQAIEQGQTPSMILWGPPGCGKTTLARLVAAAGAQRLVTLSAVLAGVKDVRAVVDAAKARRRNGVGTLLFIDEIHRFNKGQQDALLPHIEDGTLTFVGATTENPSFALNSALLSRARVYRMESVGAEAVEALIERALSDPERGLGGRGLRLEPTERQRLARAADGDARRALNWLETASDLARDGEITADALRAVMGAQSLAFDRQGDAFYDQISALHKSVRGSDPGAAVYWLTRMLDAGCDPDYLGRRLLRMAYEDIGLAAVGLGARVLAAWQTMERLGRPEGDLALIQAAIELAAAPKSNSAYTALNEVRASIRETGSPGVPLHLRNAPTELMRDEGFGAGYRYDHDEPDGFARGQVYLPEGLEDQRFYRAKREGTERALAERLERLRGDGKE
- a CDS encoding TVP38/TMEM64 family protein is translated as MQIHHPERWWLLAAVLLAGSLVWVALTTEWPDLLPLQDVEAWLASWGMGAYMMFVLAFVVLALFPLPSTFWILLGGALFGPFTGGALSLLAATIAAIIAFMLARTLLQPWLEPRLGPRSARLREDVEAEGWRVVALTRLVPVFPFAPTNYALGLVRMPLTVFTITTLVALIPSLFAYAWLGHATREMVAGDTDNRVQLGLAILAVLALLLLLPRLLRRIWQGQKAVQSPA